In Drosophila santomea strain STO CAGO 1482 chromosome 3L, Prin_Dsan_1.1, whole genome shotgun sequence, a single window of DNA contains:
- the LOC120449028 gene encoding molybdenum cofactor biosynthesis protein 1 isoform X1 — MRLLARHAIRLLGQENGAGEVASHSRGSIRLKATTGYLKLATASVQPVEPEKQVQRKNSPLTDSFGRHHTYLRISLTERCNLRCDYCMPAEGVPLQPKNNLLTTGEILRLARIFVEQGVRKIRLTGGEPTVRRDIVEIVAQMKALPELEQVGITTNGLVLTRLLLPLQRAGLDNLNISLDTLKRDRFEKITRRKGWERVIAGIDLAVQLGYRPKVNCVLMRDFNEDEICDFVEFTKDRPVDVRFIEYMPFSGNKWHTERLISYKDTLQTIRQRWPDFQALPNGPNDTSKAYAVPGFKGQVGFITSMTEHFCGTCNRLRLTANGNIKVCLFGNKEFSLRDAMRNENVSEEQLVDLIGAAVQRKKKQHADAAPRLHHHLHPYLYHHAYHTSRPQLQARNYSRLTHVDGQGKAQMVDVGAKPSTTRLARAEATVQVGEKLTQLIADNQVAKGDVLTVAQIAGIMGAKRTAELIPLCHNISLSSVKVQATLLKTEQSVRLEASVRCFGQTGVEMEALTAVSVAALTVYDMCKAVSHDICITNVRLLCKSGGKRDFRRDEPNNGVVTEVE, encoded by the exons ATGCGGCTACTGGCCAGACATGCGATTCGATTGCTGGGTCAGGAGAATGGCGCGGGCGAGGTGGCTTCGCATTCGCGAGGAAGCATCCGGCTGAAGGCCACAACCGGTTACCTCAAGCTGGCCACGGCAAGTGTTCAGCCAGTGGAGCCGGAGAAACAGGTGCAGCGAAAG AATTCGCCACTGACGGACTCCTTTGGGCGACATCATACCTATTTGAGAATTTCCCTAACCGAACGCTGCAACCTGCGAT gCGACTACTGCATGCCCGCTGAAGGCGTGCCGCTGCAACCCAAAAACAATCTCCTGACCACCGGGGAAATCCTGCGTCTAGCTCGAATTTTCGTGGAGCAGGGAGTGCGCAAAATCCGCTTAACCGGCGGAGAGCCCACTGTGCGGCGCGATATAGTGGAGATTGTGGCACAGATGAAAGCGCTACCGGAACTGGAGCAAGTGGGAATTACCACCAATGGCCTGGTGCTGACccgcctgctgctgccgctccaGAGAGCTGGACTGGATAACCTCAACATCAGTCTGGACACGCTGAAAAGGGATCGCTTTGAGAAGATCACCAGGAGAAAAGGATGGGAGCGGGTGATAGCGGGCATTGATCTAGCTGTCCAATTGGGCTATCGTCCCAAGGTGAACTGCGTCCTTATGCGCGATTTCAACGAGGATGAAATCTGTGACTTCGTCGAGTTCACCAAGGATCGTCCCGTGGATGTGCGGTTCATAGAGTACATGCCTTTCTCTGGGAATAAGTGGCATACAGAGAGGCTCATTTCATACAAAGATACCCTGCAGACCATACGACAAAGGTGGCCCGACTTCCAGGCCCTTCCCAATGGACCCAATGACACATCCAAAGCGTATGCAGTTCCGGGATTCAAGGGCCAGGTCGGTTTCATCACCTCCATGACGGAACACTTTTGCGGAACCTGCAATAGATTGCGACTTACGGCGAATGGGAACATAAAGGTGTGCTTGTTTGGCAACAAAGAGTTCTCGTTGAGAGATGCCATGCGAAACGAGAATGTTAGCGAGGAACAGTTGGTGGATCTCATTGGGGCAGCTGTCCAGCGCAAGAAGAAACAGCATGCAG ATGCTGCGCCAAGACtccatcatcatcttcatcctTATTTGTATCACCACGCATATCATACTTCAAGGCCACAGCTTCAGGCCCGGAATTACAGCCGACTTACCCATGTCGATGGCCAGGGCAAGGCCCAAATGGTGGATGTGGGCGCAAAACCATCGACCACAAGACTAGCTCGTGCAGAGGCCACTGTCCAGGTGGGTGAGAAACTCACCCAACTTATAGCCGACAATCAAGTGGCCAAGGGAGATGTTCTGACCGTAGCCCAAATAGCTGGCATAATGGGCGCTAAGCGAACTGCCGAACTGATACCGCTGTGCCACAACATCAGCTTGTCCTCCGTGAAAGTGCAGGCCACTCTTCTGAAAACCGAGCAATCTGTGCGGCTGGAGGCATCCGTTCGCTGCTTTGGCCAAACTGGAGTCGAGATGGAGGCACTAACCGCAGTTTCCGTGGCTGCGTTAACTGTGTACGACATGTGCAAGGCTGTTTCCCACGACATCTGCATCACCAATGTCCGCCTGCTATGCAAATCCGGCGGAAAAAGGGACTTCCGGAGGGATGAGCCGAACAATGGAGTAGTTACAGAGGTCGAATGA
- the LOC120449028 gene encoding molybdenum cofactor biosynthesis protein 1 isoform X2: MRLLARHAIRLLGQENGAGEVASHSRGSIRLKATTGYLKLATASVQPVEPEKQVQRKNSPLTDSFGRHHTYLRISLTERCNLRCDYCMPAEGVPLQPKNNLLTTGEILRLARIFVEQGVRKIRLTGGEPTVRRDIVEIVAQMKALPELEQVGITTNGLVLTRLLLPLQRAGLDNLNISLDTLKRDRFEKITRRKGWERVIAGIDLAVQLGYRPKVNCVLMRDFNEDEICDFVEFTKDRPVDVRFIEYMPFSGNKWHTERLISYKDTLQTIRQRWPDFQALPNGPNDTSKAYAVPGFKGQVGFITSMTEHFCGTCNRLRLTANGNIKVCLFGNKEFSLRDAMRNENVSEEQLVDLIGAAVQRKKKQHAGMLNLSQMENRPMILIGG, from the exons ATGCGGCTACTGGCCAGACATGCGATTCGATTGCTGGGTCAGGAGAATGGCGCGGGCGAGGTGGCTTCGCATTCGCGAGGAAGCATCCGGCTGAAGGCCACAACCGGTTACCTCAAGCTGGCCACGGCAAGTGTTCAGCCAGTGGAGCCGGAGAAACAGGTGCAGCGAAAG AATTCGCCACTGACGGACTCCTTTGGGCGACATCATACCTATTTGAGAATTTCCCTAACCGAACGCTGCAACCTGCGAT gCGACTACTGCATGCCCGCTGAAGGCGTGCCGCTGCAACCCAAAAACAATCTCCTGACCACCGGGGAAATCCTGCGTCTAGCTCGAATTTTCGTGGAGCAGGGAGTGCGCAAAATCCGCTTAACCGGCGGAGAGCCCACTGTGCGGCGCGATATAGTGGAGATTGTGGCACAGATGAAAGCGCTACCGGAACTGGAGCAAGTGGGAATTACCACCAATGGCCTGGTGCTGACccgcctgctgctgccgctccaGAGAGCTGGACTGGATAACCTCAACATCAGTCTGGACACGCTGAAAAGGGATCGCTTTGAGAAGATCACCAGGAGAAAAGGATGGGAGCGGGTGATAGCGGGCATTGATCTAGCTGTCCAATTGGGCTATCGTCCCAAGGTGAACTGCGTCCTTATGCGCGATTTCAACGAGGATGAAATCTGTGACTTCGTCGAGTTCACCAAGGATCGTCCCGTGGATGTGCGGTTCATAGAGTACATGCCTTTCTCTGGGAATAAGTGGCATACAGAGAGGCTCATTTCATACAAAGATACCCTGCAGACCATACGACAAAGGTGGCCCGACTTCCAGGCCCTTCCCAATGGACCCAATGACACATCCAAAGCGTATGCAGTTCCGGGATTCAAGGGCCAGGTCGGTTTCATCACCTCCATGACGGAACACTTTTGCGGAACCTGCAATAGATTGCGACTTACGGCGAATGGGAACATAAAGGTGTGCTTGTTTGGCAACAAAGAGTTCTCGTTGAGAGATGCCATGCGAAACGAGAATGTTAGCGAGGAACAGTTGGTGGATCTCATTGGGGCAGCTGTCCAGCGCAAGAAGAAACAGCATGCAG GCATGCTCAACCTGTCGCAGATGGAGAACCGGCCCATGATACTCATTGGCGGCTAG
- the LOC120449029 gene encoding probable prefoldin subunit 2, whose product MSTESAKPALSQEAIVAQFQQLRNDQRNLANSLNTLEMDLREHKTVIETLEAADPERKCFRQIGGVLCERTVKEVLPQLVENKDFIAKTIVMVTNDLSKKGSELNKFKEEHNIKIRGEHLGAEGGKGADAEGKAENRNVLVSN is encoded by the exons ATGAGCACCGAATCGGCGAAGCCGGCACTCAGCCAGGAGGCCATTGTGGCCCAGTTCCAACAGCTGCGCAATGATCAGCGCAATTTGGCCAACAGTTTAAATACGCTCGAAATGGATTTGAGGGAACACAA AACTGTGATAGAAACTCTGGAGGCGGCGGATCCCGAACGGAAATGCTTTCGTCAAATTGGCGGTGTGCTGTGTGAAAGAACCGTAAAGGAGGTGCTGCCGCAGCTGGTGGAGAACAAGGACTTCATCGCCAAGACCATTGTCATGGTCACTAATGACCTAAGCAAAAAGGGCAGCGAGCTGAACAAATTCAAGGAGGAGCACAACATCAAGATACGCGGCGAGCATCTGGGTGCCGAGGGTGGCAAGGGCGCGGATGCGGAGGGCAAGGCGGAGAACCGTAATGTCCTGGTGTCCAACTAG
- the LOC120450364 gene encoding uncharacterized protein F23B12.7 has translation MPAAVATGVQFGGPSKNKKIVFDDSGEVVVKQNKKEHPHKPKFQGKEQVKKPQKIKFGEDGKSAGGKSFNRNHQKPDFANKPQKKKFGDDGEQVASKSFNQNHKNGPKPQKFKFGEDGEAVPQKPFNKNNFKHNGQKSDFANKPQKIKFTDDGEDEVTPNSFNKKTEPANKSQKIKFGDDGESKENFKKPQRIKFDEDGAGKNVSDSDGESDEEFGDSISKKHNKYQSKIDEDEESQKKWYHVHPDYPSTDEVLDMKENDQLELYNLCKNSFEAEKTTFNKRNPSDARWLQTALHKGTAKDRANAGALLVTSNPLGNLEALTTLIGFCKISNKASNDVVAVLTDLWQEVLLPPNRKLLAVHTRGADWKKLKKDENLRNEQKRRIYAYWHFESELKDQYHEFLKNVMQGLQTGQEHNKNASIVAAARLLAYAPEKEQLLLTMLVNKLGDPIAKIASKALHHLSEVAQKHPNMCGVIVAEAEKLLFRNNISERAQHFALCFLSSIAPSGRPEVCTKLVNICFALFKVLVQKGAVNNRTMQAILRCLQKAIVEAKPAKDSNGELLTKEMQDTIYRLVHLADIRVAVQTLGLLLQLVAVKTEKSDRFYNALYVKLLDLNLINVGSKTAAHLLHIVHRAIHIDNHVARAQAFVKRLLQLTLYAPPHIAAGCLIVIHKLLRMRRELIGGTGASEEVEEGSKVVLPVGADLDKFGSDDEEVYEDVKEEADNTKGSNPLEEKAEDGVKPNASSWHHASVAATEAKVRDIDSCKYDPYHRVPAFAGAAYALRYELLLLRQHYHPTVQVFAEQILNQTRIDYYGDPLRDFGLPHFLERFAFKNPKKLEASQAAENATVAHKRYMAHGARGRPVKSLTKANCTEDEMFIFNFLEHKRKQAEIVAQNKKQKEVKKDAPEDGDDGEDGEEYLKEGEVDDDEFEAYLDGYFGKKFKEGVDEEEGEEELNFLQELGGEMKKDKSKDKKKKQTDKAEDDMDDIDDDWGDDDLAEDEDDEMQGEDQSDDETGSIDLEPLDDDDDDDDDDDEGSISEGGPEDSDSSDAPESPDEEDDDEDAPPRSKKSRKDSTDMVGGRTFAKTLKQSHDMSSLFAAADDFSSLLEETAKVKGHGTSNAVFNKDKSSDKQLKWEENRRSNSKSYKGKKFAGKPAAKGGRPQKAGKKRKH, from the exons ATGCCGGCAGCAGTGGCCACAGGTGTGCAGTTCGGTGGACCGtccaaaaataagaaaatcgTGTTCGACGACTCCGGCGAGGTGGTAgttaaacaaaacaaaaaggagcACCCACATAAGCCAAAATTTCAAGGCAAGGAACAGGTGAAAAAGCCGCAGAAAATTAAGTTTGGAGAGGATGGAAAATCAGCGGGTGGTAAATCCTTTAATAGGAACCACCAAAAGCCTGATTTTGCAAATAAgccacagaaaaaaaagtttgGAGATGATGGAGAACAAGTAGCTTCCAAATCGTTCAAccaaaatcataaaaatgGTCCAAAACCACAGAAATTCAAATTTGGGGAAGATGGAGAAGCTGTACCCCAAAAACCtttcaacaaaaacaactttAAACATAATGGTCAAAAGTCGGACTTCGCAAATAAACCTCAAAAAATAAAGTTCACTGATGACGGAGAAGATGAAGTAACTCCGAATTCTTTTAACAAAAAGACGGAACCGGCCAACAAATcccaaaaaataaagtttGGAGATGACGGAGAGTCCAAGGAGAACTTCAAAAAGCCTCAACGAATTAAGTTTGATGAGGATGGAGCTGGAAAAAATGTATCCGATAGCGATGGAGAGAGTGACGAGGAATTCGGGGACTCCATTTCCAAGAAGCACAACAAATATCAGTCAAAAATAGACGAAGACGAGGAGTCCCAAAAGAAGTGGTACCATGTG CATCCCGACTATCCATCTACCGACGAGGTGCTGGACATGAAGGAGAACGATCAGCTGGAGCTCTACAATCTCTGCAAGAATTCCTTTGAGGCGGAGAAGACAACTTTTAATAAAC GCAATCCATCGGATGCTCGCTGGTTGCAAACCGCTCTGCACAAGGGTACAGCAAAGGATCGAGCTAATGCGGGAGCCCTATTGGTGACAAGCAATCCACTAGGCAATTTGGAAGCATTGACCACTTTAATTGGCTTCTGCAAGATCTCCAACAAGGCCAGCAATGATGTTGTTGCAGTGCTCACGGATTTGTGGCAAGAGGTGCTCCTCCCGCCAAACAGAAAACTCCTGGCGGTGCACACACGTGGAGCTGATTGGAAAAAGCTCAAGAAGGATGAGAATTTGCGCAACGAACAGAAGCGACGCATTTACGCGTACTGGCATTTTGAGAGCGAATTAAAGGACCAGTACCACGAGTTCTTAAAGAACGTAATGCAGGGCTTGCAGACTGGACAGGAACACAATAAGAACGCCTCTATTGTGGCTGCCGCCAGGTTGCTGGCTTATGCTCCCGAAAAGGAGCAGCTCCTGCTAACCATGCTGGTGAACAAACTGGGCGATCCCATCGCCAAGATTGCCTCCAAGGCGTTGCATCATCTCAGCGAGGTGGCCCAGAAACATCCCAACATGTGCGGTGTTATTGTTGCCGAAGCAGAAAAGCTACTTTTCCGTAACAACATTTCCGAGCGAGCGCAGCACTTTGCACTGTGCTTCCTCTCGAGCATCGCACCCTCTGGTCGACCCGAAGTCTGCACCAAGTTGGTCAACATATGCTTTGCCCTCTTCAAGGTACTTGTCCAGAAGGGAGCCGTAAATAATAGGACCATGCAGGCCATCCTGCGATGCTTGCAAAAGGCCATCGTGGAGGCTAAGCCGGCAAAGGATAGCAACGGAGAGTTACTCACCAAGGAAATGCAGGACACCATCTACCGCTTGGTCCACTTGGCAGACATCAGGGTGGCTGTACAGACTCTCGgtctgctgctgcaactggtTGCAGTTAAAACTGAGAAATCGGATCGGTTTTATAATGCTTTGTACGTAAAGCTGCTGGATTTGAACCTCATTAATGTGGGTAGTAAAACGGCGGCTCATCTACTACATATTGTACATCGTGCCATCCACATCGACAATCATGTGGCCAGGGCCCAGGCATTCGTAAAGCGTCTCCTGCAGTTGACTCTATACGCTCCTCCCCACATTGCAGCTGGTTGTTTAATCGTCATTCACAAGTTGCTGCGCATGCGCCGTGAGCTAATTGGCGGCACCGGAGCTTCAGAGGAAGTGGAAGAAGGTTCCAAAGTTGTTCTACCAGTCGGCGCGGATCTGGACAAGTTCGGCAGCGACGATGAGGAGGTCTACGAGGATGTCAAAGAGGAGGCAGATAATACTAAGGGCTCCAATCCATTGGAAGAGAAGGCAGAGGATGGTGTCAAGCCAAATGCATCCTCCTGGCACCATGCCAGTGTGGCTGCCACAGAGGCCAAGGTGCGGGATATTGATTCCTGCAAGTACGATCCGTACCATCGAGTGCCCGCTTTTGCAGGTGCTGCCTATGCGCTCCGCTACGaactgttgttgctgcggcaaCACTACCATCCCACCGTTCAGGTCTTCGCCGAACAGATCCTTAACC AAACACGCATTGATTACTATGGTGATCCGCTCAGAGATTTCGGACTGCCACACTTTTTGGAGCGTTTCGCCTTCAAGAATCCGAAAAAGCTGGAAGCTTCACAAGCAGCGGAAAATGCTACCGTGGCACACAAACGATACATGGCTCACGGGGCACGAGGAAGACCAGTAAAATCACTGACGAAGGCCAACTGCACCGAGGACGAGATGTTCATCTTCAACTTCTTAGAGCATAAACGCAAACAGGCGGAAATTGTGGCGCagaacaaaaaacagaagGAGGTAAAGAAGGACGCCCCCGAAGATGGAGACGATGGCGAGGATGGAGAGGAGTACCTGAAGGAGGGCGAAGTGGATGACGATGAGTTCGAAGCCTATTTGGATGGGTATTTTGGCAAGAAGTTCAAGGAAGGTGTCGACGAAGAGGAGGGTGAAGAGGAGCTAAACTTCCTGCAGGAGCTGGGCGGCGAGATGAAAAAGGATAAGTCCAAggacaagaagaagaagcagacCGACAAGGCGGAAGATGATATGGATGATATAGATGACGACTGGGGTGATGACGACTTGGCAGAAGATGAGGACGATGAAATGCAAGGCGAAGATCAGTCCGATGATGAAACGGGTTCAATTGATTTGGAGCCActtgatgatgacgacgacgacgatgacgatgatgatgagggCTCGATTTCAGAAGGCGGCCCTGAGGACAGTGATTCAAGTGATGCTCCTGAGAGTCCAGACGAGGAGGATGACGACGAAGATGCACCACCGCGATCCAAAAAATCCCGCAAAGACTCCACCGACATGGTGGGCGGACGAACCTTTGCTAAAACACTCAAACAGAGTCACG ATATGTCCTCTCTGTTTGCTGCCGCCGATGACTTTTCTTCGCTGCTGGAGGAGACGGCTAAGGTTAAGGGTCATGGAACCAGCAATGCCGTATTCAACAAGGACAAGTCCTCCGACAAACAATTGAAATGGGAAGAAAATCGACGATCGAACTCCAAATCCTACAAGGGCAAGAAGTTTGCCGGCAAACCAGCAGCCAAAGGTGGCCGACCACAGAAAGCGGGCAAGAAGCGGAAACACTAA